The following is a genomic window from bacterium.
GGCGGTCGAGGTTTCGGTCCCGGTAGGACAGGCAACGAGATGATCCGCATCCTCATCGTGGACGATCACCCGGTCGTGCGCGAGGGGCTGGCGGCCGTCCTCGAGGACGCCCGAGACTTCGAGGTGGTGGGGGCGGTGGGGTCGGCGGATGAGGCGCTGGCTGCCGCCGCCGCCGCCCGGCCCGACGTCGTCCTGCTCGATCTCGAGATGCCCGGGACGAACGGCATCGACGCGATCCCGCTGCTCGCGGCGGCGGCCTCGCATCCCCGGGTGATCGTCCTCACCGCGTACGACACCGAGGAGCGGGTCCTGGGCGCGATCCGGGCCGGGGCCGGCGGCTATCTTCTAAAGGGCGCCCCCGCCTCCGAGATCGCGCTCGCGATTCGGTCCGTGGCGGAAGGCGGGTCGTATCTCACGCCGCGGGTGGCCTCGTGGGTCGTCGCGCGGCTGAACGATCCCCGACGGCCCGGAGCGCTCAGCGGCCGGGAGCGACAGGTGTTGCGGCTCGTCGCTCAAGGCATGTCCAATAAGCAGATCGCCCGGCAGCTCAGTATCACCGAGCGCACGGTGAAGTTCCACATGACGTCTATCTTCAACAAGCTGGGGGCCGAGAACCGCGCCCAGGCAATTGCCCTGGCCGCCCAGCGGGGGCTGCTCTAAGGACGGGTTTCCCCGGGCCGTCCTCCCATAATGCCCTCGGGACCTGTCCGCCCGGACGGGTCGCGACGTGCCCGTTCCACCGGCGGCGGCCCGGTCCATCGCCGGATGCGGGGCACGCGGTGTCTGCCGCACACTGGAGGCAGGACACACCCGGGGGTCGATCGCCATGGAGTTGAATGGACGGGTCGCGTTGATCACCGGGGCCTCCCGCGGGCTGGGCGCCGCGGTGGTCCGGCGGTTAGCTCTGCGGGGGGCCCGGCTCGTTTTGACGGCGCGCGGCGCAGCGGCGTTGGCGGAGATCGCCGACGCGGCGGGGTCGCTGACCGAGGTCGTGGCGCTGCCGGGCGATGTGGCGGATCGGGCGCACGCCGCGCGGTTGGTCGCGGCGGGGGTGGCGCGGTTTGGGGGGATCGACGTCCTGATCAACAACGCCTCGACACTCGGCCCCACGCCGATGCCGTCTCTGGCCGTGCTCCCCTCGGACGAACTGGAAGGGATCTTTCGCGTCAACGCGGCGGCCCCGCTGGACCTCATCCAGCTCGTCCTGCCGTTGATGAAGGCGGCGGGACGCGGGGCCATCGTCAACATCACCTCGGACGCCGGGGTGCAGGCCTATCCGGGGTGGGGGGGGTACGGCGCCAGCAAGGCCGCGCTCGAGCATCTCTCGCGCACGCTGGCCGCGGAGCTCGCCGGGAGCGCGATCAGCGTGTTCGTCGTCGACCCCGGCGACATGGACACGCAGATGCACCGGGACGCCGAGCCCGGGGTCGATCTCTCGCACCTTCCGGGTCCCGAGGAATCGGCCGCCCGCCTCGTTCAGGTCGTGGAGCGGGAGCGCGCACCGTTTGGCCGATTCGATCTGCGCACCTGGATCCCGGCGGGCGAACGGGGCGATCCCGTCTCCGCGGAGCGCGCGGGACGATGACCTCCACGGCCGCCACCCACGGACTGCGCGTTGCGTTCACCGTTCCCCCGGCGCTCGAGGCGCACGAGCCTCCCGAGGCGCGTGGGCTGGCCCGCGACCGGGTCCGGCTGATGACATCCTCCCGGCACCCGGAGGCGATCAGCCACGGGCGGTTCGCGGATCTTCCCGATCTGTTGCGTCGCGGAGATCTCATCGTCGTCAATACGTCCGCGACGCTGCCGGCGGCGCTGAGCGCGGTCCGCGGCGACGGGCGGCGCATGGCGCTGCACCTCTCGACACGGCTCCCGGGCGACCTCTGGGTGGTGGAGCCGCGGGTGGGGGAGGTGTCGCCGGGCGAGCGGCTCTCACTCCCGGGCGGAGGGCAGGCGACCCTCCTCGTCGCCTACCGCCGCTCCAGGCGACTGTGGGTCGCTCAGCTGAACCTGGGCGGCCCGGTTATTCCGTACCTGCATCGGTGGGGGCGCCCGATCGCGTATCCATACGTCCGCGGCGAGTGGCCGCTTGAGATGTACCAGACGGTGTACGCCGATACGCCTGGATCGGCGGAGATGCCCTCGGCGGGCCGGGCGTTCACCCCGGCGGTCCTGGCCCGGTTGCGGGATCGCGGGATCGGGCTGGCGAGGCTGGTGCTCCATACGGGCGTCGCCAGCCTGGAACGGGGCGAGCCGCCCTACGACGAGTTCTACACCGTTCCAGCCGCCACGGCCGCGGCGATTGATGCCGCGCGGACGGCGGGCGGCCGGATCATCGCGGTCGGCACGACGGTGGTGCGGGCGCTGGAGAGCGCCGTCGATGAGGGGGGGCGGGTGATCGCCTCACGGGGCTGGACCGACCTTGTCATCACCCCCGAGCGGGGGGTGCGCACGATCGACGGGGTGCTCACGGGTTTCCACGAGCCCCGCGCTTCGCATTGGGCGATGCTCGAAGCGATTGCCGGCCGGCCGCACCTGGAGCGCGCTTACCGGGCCGCGCTGGGGCGAGGATATCTCTGGCACGAGTTCGGGGACCTG
Proteins encoded in this region:
- a CDS encoding response regulator transcription factor, with translation MIRILIVDDHPVVREGLAAVLEDARDFEVVGAVGSADEALAAAAAARPDVVLLDLEMPGTNGIDAIPLLAAAASHPRVIVLTAYDTEERVLGAIRAGAGGYLLKGAPASEIALAIRSVAEGGSYLTPRVASWVVARLNDPRRPGALSGRERQVLRLVAQGMSNKQIARQLSITERTVKFHMTSIFNKLGAENRAQAIALAAQRGLL
- a CDS encoding SDR family oxidoreductase produces the protein MPVPPAAARSIAGCGARGVCRTLEAGHTRGSIAMELNGRVALITGASRGLGAAVVRRLALRGARLVLTARGAAALAEIADAAGSLTEVVALPGDVADRAHAARLVAAGVARFGGIDVLINNASTLGPTPMPSLAVLPSDELEGIFRVNAAAPLDLIQLVLPLMKAAGRGAIVNITSDAGVQAYPGWGGYGASKAALEHLSRTLAAELAGSAISVFVVDPGDMDTQMHRDAEPGVDLSHLPGPEESAARLVQVVERERAPFGRFDLRTWIPAGERGDPVSAERAGR
- a CDS encoding S-adenosylmethionine:tRNA ribosyltransferase-isomerase, which translates into the protein MTSTAATHGLRVAFTVPPALEAHEPPEARGLARDRVRLMTSSRHPEAISHGRFADLPDLLRRGDLIVVNTSATLPAALSAVRGDGRRMALHLSTRLPGDLWVVEPRVGEVSPGERLSLPGGGQATLLVAYRRSRRLWVAQLNLGGPVIPYLHRWGRPIAYPYVRGEWPLEMYQTVYADTPGSAEMPSAGRAFTPAVLARLRDRGIGLARLVLHTGVASLERGEPPYDEFYTVPAATAAAIDAARTAGGRIIAVGTTVVRALESAVDEGGRVIASRGWTDLVITPERGVRTIDGVLTGFHEPRASHWAMLEAIAGRPHLERAYRAALGRGYLWHEFGDLHLILSPLPADGGRRPGDVRGP